Proteins encoded together in one Salvelinus fontinalis isolate EN_2023a chromosome 6, ASM2944872v1, whole genome shotgun sequence window:
- the LOC129858562 gene encoding transcription termination factor 1-like isoform X2, translating into MLGTTTGRKQKKEIVGEIQLNICPDETKLPGILEKTGRKWKTTSRLKTQPDGGAVEGSRRKRQPDGGAVEGSRRKRQPDGGAVEGSRRKRQPDGGAVEGSRRKRQPDGGAVEGSRRKRQPDRGAVEGSRRKRQPDGGAVEGSRRKRQPDRGAVEGSRRKRQPDGGAVEGSRRKRQPDRGAVEGSRRRKRQPDGGAVEGSRRRKRQPDRGAVEGSRRKRQPDGGAVEGSRRKRQPDGGAVEGSRRRKRQPDRGAVEGSRRKRQPDGGAVEGSRRKRQPDGGAVEGSRRKRQPDGGAVEGSRRKRQPDGGAVEGSRRKRQPDGGAVEGSRRKRQPDGGAVEGSRRKRQRCRESDTGMDSVPSKSNNRTPDAAPESETGEDGPHTTTVETSTQHRRRIQNDKALSENEWRAMIELQEFVPNVASRPVNKIRAMIKYDLYRFKEFRRQGISLRTGRYSAQENKQLMSNIKDFLALTGIENAAKLFHTKRFKDELTQIQRLKSHHRFPERIAEGIPRPWHKVYSRGGRKMFDGSSYKGRRRFSEDELYSLKKLQTLHGNNWVKISQLTGRSETPLRKRFSQMFANLGSWSEEELKRLMEAVRDHLLGQVEPGRGHATIRKDKLYNNIPWTDVCRRVRTRHRDQCRMKWLGVMAHKMTYGQPVFSGGVKTVKAKVDLIKALNAMQVEDATDIDWEEIAHTIGGVTPCYVQMHYHKLKVAKVPLRQSMSFCGRYKLKVAKVPLRQSMSFCGRYKLKVSKVPLRQSMSFCGRYKLKVAKVPLRQSMSFCEIIDFLYSSVLPKFEELLRHSQTESGETESRDLHQVQTESGETESRDLHQVQTESGETESRDLHQVQTESGETESRDDPQDLFLLSEIFENEDD; encoded by the exons ATGCTGGGGACGACAACAGGAAGGAAACAAAAGAAGGAAATAGTTGGAGAGATTCAACTGAACATTTGTCCAGATGAAACAAAGCTCCCAGGTATTCTAGAAAAAACTGGGAGAAAATGGAAAACAACATCGAGGCTGAAAACACAACCAGatggaggggctgtagagggcagcaggagaaagagacaaccagatggaggggctgtagagggcagcaggagaaagagacaaccagatggaggggctgtagagggcagcaggagaaagagacaaccagatggaggggctgtagagggcagcaggagaaagagacaaccagatggaggggctgtagagggcagcaggagaaagagacaaccagatagaggggctgtagagggcagcaggagaaagagacaaccagatggaggggctgtagagggcagcaggagaaagagacaaccaGATAGAGGAgctgtagagggcagcaggagaaagagacaaccagatggaggggctgtagagggcagcaggagaaagagacaaccaGATAGAGGAgctgtagagggcagcaggagaagaaagagacaaccagatggaggggctgtagagggcagcaggagaagaaagagacaacCAGATAGAGGAgctgtagagggcagcaggagaaagagacaaccagatggaggagctgtagagggcagcaggagaaagagacaaccagatggaggggctgtagagggcagcaggagaagaaagagacaaccagatagaggggctgtagagggcagcaggagaaagagacaaccagatggaggggctgtagagggcagcaggagaaagagacaaccagatggaggggctgtagagggcagcaggagaaagagacaaccagatggaggggctgtagagggcagcaggagaaagagacaaccagatggaggggctgtagagggcagcaggagaaagagacaaccagatggaggggctgtagagggcagcaggagaaagagacaaccagatggaggggctgtagagggcagcaggagaaagagacaacgCTGCAGAGAGTCCGACACGGGAATGGACAGTGTCCCCTCTAAGTCTAACAACAGGACTCCTGATGCTGCACCAGAATCTGAGACCGGGGAAGATGGCCCCCATACAACCACGGTTGAGACAAGCACCCAACACCGTAGACGCATCCAAAACGATAAAGCTCTCAG TGAAAACGAATGGAGGGCTATGATTGAGCTCCAAGAGTTTGTTCCCAATGTTGCGTCTCGTCCTGTTAATAAGATCAGAGCGATGATCAAGTATGATCTTTATCGATTCAAGGAATTCCGAAGACAAG GCATTTCCCTGCGAACTGGACGATACAGCGCACAGGAGAACAAACAACTGATGAGTAACATAAAAGACTTCCTGGCTCTCACAGGGATTGAGAATGCTGCTAAACTCTTCCATACAAAGCGCTTCAAAGACGAACTGACACAAATCCAGAGGTTGAAGAGTCATCACAGGTTCCCTGAAAGAATAG CTGAAGGAATCCCAAGGCCTTGGCATAAGGTCTATAGTCGTGGTGGGAGGAAAATGTTTGATGGTAGCAGCTACAAGGGCAG ACGAAGGTTCAGCGAAGATGAACTTTACTCTTTGAAAAAACTGCAGACGTTGCACGGCAACAATTGGGTGAAGATCTCGCAGTTGACTGGCCGGAGTGAAACGCCCCTCAGGAAGCGTTTTTCTCAGATGT tcGCAAACTTAGGTTCTTGGAGCGAAGAAGAACTGAAGAGACTAATGGAAGCTGTTCGAGACCACCTGCTGGGACAGGTGGAGCCTGGCAGAGGACATGCCACCATCAGGAAAGACAAGCTGTACAACAACATCCCCTGGACAGATGTATGCCGGAGGGTTAGGACACGCCACCGGGACCAGTGTAGAATGAAATG GTTGGGTGTTATGGCACACAAAATGACATATGGACAACCAGTATTCAGTGGAGGTGTGAAAACTGTAAAGGCTAAAGTGGATTTGATCAAAGC GTTGAACGCAATGCAGGTGGAAGATGCAACAGATATTGACTGGGAAGAAATTGCTCACACAATTGG GGGTGTGACTCCTTGCTACGTGCAGATGCACTACCACAAGCTGAAAGTAGCCAAAGTGCCATTGAGACAGAGCATGTCTTTCTGTGGTAGGTACAAGCTGAAAGTAGCCAAAGTGCCATTGAGACAGAGCATGTCTTTCTGTGGTAGGTACAAGCTGAAAGTATCCAAAGTGCCATTGAGACAGAGCATGTCTTTCTGTGGTAGGTACAAGCTGAAAGTAGCCAAAGTGCCATTGAGACAGAGCATGTCTTTCTGTG AGATCATTGATTTCCTGTACAGTAGTGTTCTGCCCAAGTTTGAAGAGCTCCTCCGACACAGTCAGACTGAGTCAGGGGAGACCGAGTCCAGAGATCTCCACCAGGTTCAGACTGAGTCAGGGGAGACCGAGTCCAGAGATCTCCACCAGGTTCAGACTGAGTCAGGGGAGACCGAGTCCAGAGATCTCCACCAGGTTCAGACTGAGTCAGGGGAGACTGAGTCCAGAGACGATCCACAAGATCTCTTCCTGCTCTCAGAGATCTTTGAAAATGAAGACGACTGA
- the LOC129858562 gene encoding transcription termination factor 1-like isoform X3 has product MGSPAADASNRRRKRWSGTEVSFPCVRSDGANRLKTAATMLGTTTGRKQKKEIVGEIQLNICPDETKLPGILEKTGRKWKTTSRLKTQPDGGAVEGSRRKRQPDGGAVEGSRRKRQPDGGAVEGSRRKRQPDGGAVEGSRRKRQPDGGAVEGSRRKRQPDRGAVEGSRRKRQPDGGAVEGSRRKRQPDRGAVEGSRRKRQPDGGAVEGSRRKRQPDRGAVEGSRRRKRQPDGGAVEGSRRRKRQPDRGAVEGSRRKRQPDGGAVEGSRRKRQPDGGAVEGSRRRKRQPDRGAVEGSRRKRQPDGGAVEGSRRKRQPDGGAVEGSRRKRQPDGGAVEGSRRKRQPDGGAVEGSRRKRQPDGGAVEGSRRKRQPDGGAVEGSRRKRQRCRESDTGMDSVPSKSNNRTPDAAPESETGEDGPHTTTVETSTQHRRRIQNDKALSENEWRAMIELQEFVPNVASRPVNKIRAMIKYDLYRFKEFRRQGISLRTGRYSAQENKQLMSNIKDFLALTGIENAAKLFHTKRFKDELTQIQRLKSHHRFPERIAEGIPRPWHKVYSRGGRKMFDGSSYKGRRRFSEDELYSLKKLQTLHGNNWVKISQLTGRSETPLRKRFSQMFANLGSWSEEELKRLMEAVRDHLLGQVEPGRGHATIRKDKLYNNIPWTDVCRRVRTRHRDQCRMKWLGVMAHKMTYGQPVFSGGVKTVKAKVDLIKALNAMQVEDATDIDWEEIAHTIGGVTPCYVQMHYHKLKVAKVPLRQSMSFCEIIDFLYSSVLPKFEELLRHSQTESGETESRDLHQVQTESGETESRDLHQVQTESGETESRDLHQVQTESGETESRDDPQDLFLLSEIFENEDD; this is encoded by the exons ATGGGCTCGCCAGCCGCTGACGCGTCAAACAGAAGAAGGAAGCGATGGAGCGGAACTGAGGTCAGTTTTCCGTGTGTTCGGTCAG ATGGTGCAAATCGGTTAAAAACAGCTGCCACCATGCTGGGGACGACAACAGGAAGGAAACAAAAGAAGGAAATAGTTGGAGAGATTCAACTGAACATTTGTCCAGATGAAACAAAGCTCCCAGGTATTCTAGAAAAAACTGGGAGAAAATGGAAAACAACATCGAGGCTGAAAACACAACCAGatggaggggctgtagagggcagcaggagaaagagacaaccagatggaggggctgtagagggcagcaggagaaagagacaaccagatggaggggctgtagagggcagcaggagaaagagacaaccagatggaggggctgtagagggcagcaggagaaagagacaaccagatggaggggctgtagagggcagcaggagaaagagacaaccagatagaggggctgtagagggcagcaggagaaagagacaaccagatggaggggctgtagagggcagcaggagaaagagacaaccaGATAGAGGAgctgtagagggcagcaggagaaagagacaaccagatggaggggctgtagagggcagcaggagaaagagacaaccaGATAGAGGAgctgtagagggcagcaggagaagaaagagacaaccagatggaggggctgtagagggcagcaggagaagaaagagacaacCAGATAGAGGAgctgtagagggcagcaggagaaagagacaaccagatggaggagctgtagagggcagcaggagaaagagacaaccagatggaggggctgtagagggcagcaggagaagaaagagacaaccagatagaggggctgtagagggcagcaggagaaagagacaaccagatggaggggctgtagagggcagcaggagaaagagacaaccagatggaggggctgtagagggcagcaggagaaagagacaaccagatggaggggctgtagagggcagcaggagaaagagacaaccagatggaggggctgtagagggcagcaggagaaagagacaaccagatggaggggctgtagagggcagcaggagaaagagacaaccagatggaggggctgtagagggcagcaggagaaagagacaacgCTGCAGAGAGTCCGACACGGGAATGGACAGTGTCCCCTCTAAGTCTAACAACAGGACTCCTGATGCTGCACCAGAATCTGAGACCGGGGAAGATGGCCCCCATACAACCACGGTTGAGACAAGCACCCAACACCGTAGACGCATCCAAAACGATAAAGCTCTCAG TGAAAACGAATGGAGGGCTATGATTGAGCTCCAAGAGTTTGTTCCCAATGTTGCGTCTCGTCCTGTTAATAAGATCAGAGCGATGATCAAGTATGATCTTTATCGATTCAAGGAATTCCGAAGACAAG GCATTTCCCTGCGAACTGGACGATACAGCGCACAGGAGAACAAACAACTGATGAGTAACATAAAAGACTTCCTGGCTCTCACAGGGATTGAGAATGCTGCTAAACTCTTCCATACAAAGCGCTTCAAAGACGAACTGACACAAATCCAGAGGTTGAAGAGTCATCACAGGTTCCCTGAAAGAATAG CTGAAGGAATCCCAAGGCCTTGGCATAAGGTCTATAGTCGTGGTGGGAGGAAAATGTTTGATGGTAGCAGCTACAAGGGCAG ACGAAGGTTCAGCGAAGATGAACTTTACTCTTTGAAAAAACTGCAGACGTTGCACGGCAACAATTGGGTGAAGATCTCGCAGTTGACTGGCCGGAGTGAAACGCCCCTCAGGAAGCGTTTTTCTCAGATGT tcGCAAACTTAGGTTCTTGGAGCGAAGAAGAACTGAAGAGACTAATGGAAGCTGTTCGAGACCACCTGCTGGGACAGGTGGAGCCTGGCAGAGGACATGCCACCATCAGGAAAGACAAGCTGTACAACAACATCCCCTGGACAGATGTATGCCGGAGGGTTAGGACACGCCACCGGGACCAGTGTAGAATGAAATG GTTGGGTGTTATGGCACACAAAATGACATATGGACAACCAGTATTCAGTGGAGGTGTGAAAACTGTAAAGGCTAAAGTGGATTTGATCAAAGC GTTGAACGCAATGCAGGTGGAAGATGCAACAGATATTGACTGGGAAGAAATTGCTCACACAATTGG GGGTGTGACTCCTTGCTACGTGCAGATGCACTACCACAAGCTGAAAGTAGCCAAAGTGCCATTGAGACAGAGCATGTCTTTCTGTG AGATCATTGATTTCCTGTACAGTAGTGTTCTGCCCAAGTTTGAAGAGCTCCTCCGACACAGTCAGACTGAGTCAGGGGAGACCGAGTCCAGAGATCTCCACCAGGTTCAGACTGAGTCAGGGGAGACCGAGTCCAGAGATCTCCACCAGGTTCAGACTGAGTCAGGGGAGACCGAGTCCAGAGATCTCCACCAGGTTCAGACTGAGTCAGGGGAGACTGAGTCCAGAGACGATCCACAAGATCTCTTCCTGCTCTCAGAGATCTTTGAAAATGAAGACGACTGA
- the LOC129858562 gene encoding transcription termination factor 1-like isoform X1, with the protein MGSPAADASNRRRKRWSGTEVSFPCVRSDGANRLKTAATMLGTTTGRKQKKEIVGEIQLNICPDETKLPGILEKTGRKWKTTSRLKTQPDGGAVEGSRRKRQPDGGAVEGSRRKRQPDGGAVEGSRRKRQPDGGAVEGSRRKRQPDGGAVEGSRRKRQPDRGAVEGSRRKRQPDGGAVEGSRRKRQPDRGAVEGSRRKRQPDGGAVEGSRRKRQPDRGAVEGSRRRKRQPDGGAVEGSRRRKRQPDRGAVEGSRRKRQPDGGAVEGSRRKRQPDGGAVEGSRRRKRQPDRGAVEGSRRKRQPDGGAVEGSRRKRQPDGGAVEGSRRKRQPDGGAVEGSRRKRQPDGGAVEGSRRKRQPDGGAVEGSRRKRQPDGGAVEGSRRKRQRCRESDTGMDSVPSKSNNRTPDAAPESETGEDGPHTTTVETSTQHRRRIQNDKALSENEWRAMIELQEFVPNVASRPVNKIRAMIKYDLYRFKEFRRQGISLRTGRYSAQENKQLMSNIKDFLALTGIENAAKLFHTKRFKDELTQIQRLKSHHRFPERIAEGIPRPWHKVYSRGGRKMFDGSSYKGRRRFSEDELYSLKKLQTLHGNNWVKISQLTGRSETPLRKRFSQMFANLGSWSEEELKRLMEAVRDHLLGQVEPGRGHATIRKDKLYNNIPWTDVCRRVRTRHRDQCRMKWLGVMAHKMTYGQPVFSGGVKTVKAKVDLIKALNAMQVEDATDIDWEEIAHTIGGVTPCYVQMHYHKLKVAKVPLRQSMSFCGRYKLKVAKVPLRQSMSFCGRYKLKVSKVPLRQSMSFCGRYKLKVAKVPLRQSMSFCEIIDFLYSSVLPKFEELLRHSQTESGETESRDLHQVQTESGETESRDLHQVQTESGETESRDLHQVQTESGETESRDDPQDLFLLSEIFENEDD; encoded by the exons ATGGGCTCGCCAGCCGCTGACGCGTCAAACAGAAGAAGGAAGCGATGGAGCGGAACTGAGGTCAGTTTTCCGTGTGTTCGGTCAG ATGGTGCAAATCGGTTAAAAACAGCTGCCACCATGCTGGGGACGACAACAGGAAGGAAACAAAAGAAGGAAATAGTTGGAGAGATTCAACTGAACATTTGTCCAGATGAAACAAAGCTCCCAGGTATTCTAGAAAAAACTGGGAGAAAATGGAAAACAACATCGAGGCTGAAAACACAACCAGatggaggggctgtagagggcagcaggagaaagagacaaccagatggaggggctgtagagggcagcaggagaaagagacaaccagatggaggggctgtagagggcagcaggagaaagagacaaccagatggaggggctgtagagggcagcaggagaaagagacaaccagatggaggggctgtagagggcagcaggagaaagagacaaccagatagaggggctgtagagggcagcaggagaaagagacaaccagatggaggggctgtagagggcagcaggagaaagagacaaccaGATAGAGGAgctgtagagggcagcaggagaaagagacaaccagatggaggggctgtagagggcagcaggagaaagagacaaccaGATAGAGGAgctgtagagggcagcaggagaagaaagagacaaccagatggaggggctgtagagggcagcaggagaagaaagagacaacCAGATAGAGGAgctgtagagggcagcaggagaaagagacaaccagatggaggagctgtagagggcagcaggagaaagagacaaccagatggaggggctgtagagggcagcaggagaagaaagagacaaccagatagaggggctgtagagggcagcaggagaaagagacaaccagatggaggggctgtagagggcagcaggagaaagagacaaccagatggaggggctgtagagggcagcaggagaaagagacaaccagatggaggggctgtagagggcagcaggagaaagagacaaccagatggaggggctgtagagggcagcaggagaaagagacaaccagatggaggggctgtagagggcagcaggagaaagagacaaccagatggaggggctgtagagggcagcaggagaaagagacaacgCTGCAGAGAGTCCGACACGGGAATGGACAGTGTCCCCTCTAAGTCTAACAACAGGACTCCTGATGCTGCACCAGAATCTGAGACCGGGGAAGATGGCCCCCATACAACCACGGTTGAGACAAGCACCCAACACCGTAGACGCATCCAAAACGATAAAGCTCTCAG TGAAAACGAATGGAGGGCTATGATTGAGCTCCAAGAGTTTGTTCCCAATGTTGCGTCTCGTCCTGTTAATAAGATCAGAGCGATGATCAAGTATGATCTTTATCGATTCAAGGAATTCCGAAGACAAG GCATTTCCCTGCGAACTGGACGATACAGCGCACAGGAGAACAAACAACTGATGAGTAACATAAAAGACTTCCTGGCTCTCACAGGGATTGAGAATGCTGCTAAACTCTTCCATACAAAGCGCTTCAAAGACGAACTGACACAAATCCAGAGGTTGAAGAGTCATCACAGGTTCCCTGAAAGAATAG CTGAAGGAATCCCAAGGCCTTGGCATAAGGTCTATAGTCGTGGTGGGAGGAAAATGTTTGATGGTAGCAGCTACAAGGGCAG ACGAAGGTTCAGCGAAGATGAACTTTACTCTTTGAAAAAACTGCAGACGTTGCACGGCAACAATTGGGTGAAGATCTCGCAGTTGACTGGCCGGAGTGAAACGCCCCTCAGGAAGCGTTTTTCTCAGATGT tcGCAAACTTAGGTTCTTGGAGCGAAGAAGAACTGAAGAGACTAATGGAAGCTGTTCGAGACCACCTGCTGGGACAGGTGGAGCCTGGCAGAGGACATGCCACCATCAGGAAAGACAAGCTGTACAACAACATCCCCTGGACAGATGTATGCCGGAGGGTTAGGACACGCCACCGGGACCAGTGTAGAATGAAATG GTTGGGTGTTATGGCACACAAAATGACATATGGACAACCAGTATTCAGTGGAGGTGTGAAAACTGTAAAGGCTAAAGTGGATTTGATCAAAGC GTTGAACGCAATGCAGGTGGAAGATGCAACAGATATTGACTGGGAAGAAATTGCTCACACAATTGG GGGTGTGACTCCTTGCTACGTGCAGATGCACTACCACAAGCTGAAAGTAGCCAAAGTGCCATTGAGACAGAGCATGTCTTTCTGTGGTAGGTACAAGCTGAAAGTAGCCAAAGTGCCATTGAGACAGAGCATGTCTTTCTGTGGTAGGTACAAGCTGAAAGTATCCAAAGTGCCATTGAGACAGAGCATGTCTTTCTGTGGTAGGTACAAGCTGAAAGTAGCCAAAGTGCCATTGAGACAGAGCATGTCTTTCTGTG AGATCATTGATTTCCTGTACAGTAGTGTTCTGCCCAAGTTTGAAGAGCTCCTCCGACACAGTCAGACTGAGTCAGGGGAGACCGAGTCCAGAGATCTCCACCAGGTTCAGACTGAGTCAGGGGAGACCGAGTCCAGAGATCTCCACCAGGTTCAGACTGAGTCAGGGGAGACCGAGTCCAGAGATCTCCACCAGGTTCAGACTGAGTCAGGGGAGACTGAGTCCAGAGACGATCCACAAGATCTCTTCCTGCTCTCAGAGATCTTTGAAAATGAAGACGACTGA